A window of Kocuria sp. TGY1127_2 genomic DNA:
CGGACGAGATCCGCGTAGAGTTCCCGGAATTCATTCCACCAGATGTTCATGTCCATTTGGACGACGCCGTTGGGCAATCGTTCGACCTCGTGCTCAAGTGTTCGTGAGTCGAGGACCATGCCCTCGGGAGAGACCAGGACCGCCTTGGTACTGGATGTGCCGACGTCGAGACCGAAGAATGCAGATGCTGCCATGTAGTCCATATTGGTACAGATCACATGGCAGGGCCATTCGGAGGACGGTTTGTATCGCTATCCGTTGCCCTTGATCCAATCGGAATCGTAAAGATCTCGGCTTTGGCCGCTGTCTTTGGCACGGCGGCGTTCGGCATAATCCGTCTGGCGGAGAATTGCGTCGTCGTGATCCGGTGTGCTCCACAGGCCCAGCGCAATGAGGCCCGCGGACAGGCTTGCCAGGAGGAGAAACAGGAATCCCAACTCGGACCACATTACGACGTGATTGCGCACGAGAACAGCGTCGGAGCCCTCCATCCAACGAGGGACCATGTAGCTGACCACGAAGAACGCCGCGCTGAGAACAACCATGATCACGGGCGCCCAGAACCATCGGCTCATGTAGCGCGTGGGTTTGCGGCCCTCTTGATCTCGGAAGGCCGGCGCAAGACGCCAGCGCACGGACACAAGCCCCGCGATACCTACCAATAACGGGGCGATCCCCACAAACGCCCAGCGAGGATGCGCGGCCGCAACGAGCCCGAAGACCATGAGAATGCCGAGCATGCAGCTGGCGAAGGAGAGTCCACCGACCATGCGTCGGTACGCGGTTGCGCGAGCGCGGAGGCTTTGGGGCTCCCGTGGCTCAGACTGTTCGCCGGTCGGGGAAAGCATCGAGCCGGTCCACTCGGACTCAGGGATTCTGATGCCGTAGGTCGGAGCCTCGTATTCGCCTTCCGGGCCGTTTCTGGCATCTCGGGTGCTGCTCATGACCGGAAACTCCCTTCGACCGTCTGCGACATTCCGGAACGTCGTGGATATCCTGTCTTTCCATGGTAGGCCGGTTGACGATGGGTTGTAACCCGGGCGCCGGTAGCCGGCAGCGAACTCGATTTTCAGGATCGACTCAGCTCGGGTGCACCAAAATTTCAGAAGGGTTGGTTACCCTGACAAGGCAACACCCGGTGATTCGAGGAAGTGCGAGCCTCGAATCTTCCGGGTGTTGCCTCGTTAAACGGCGATCCGCGTATGCCGGGTCCGTCCTAACCTGCAGCTCCCAGCCAAGTACGCATGGACTGACGGAATTCGGGGTCTTCGAAGCTCGACGTCGCAAAGTGCGCTGGGGGAGAAGCGCTGACGTCCTCGGCGAGGACGACAACCCGGGTTCCAGCCGCAACGGCCGCCGTGGCGCCTGGACCGGAATCTTCGAATGTCAGTGCGCGGTCGCACGAGCCCTTGAGGTCTTTCACTGCCTTCACGTACATATCTGGTTCAGGTTTGCCGTGAGGTACGTCGTCACAGGAAACCCATGTTCCTAGGAAATGCTTGAACCCTGTGGTTTCCAGCTTGGCGTCGAGAATTGCTCGCGTGGAATTGGAAGCGACTCCGACGGGCAGCACCTCGGAACACTCGCGGACCAGCTCCATTGCACCCGGAATGAGATCGACTCCCTGTTCGATGCGTTGAACGTCCAAGTCGGACAGCAGTGACAGGATCTCCGATCCGCGGCCTTCGATCTCCGCCTGCGGCGCATCGTCGGGTAGCTCTTCACGGGCTAGGGCCTCGGCGATCGTCGAGGCGGGCAGGGCCGTCAGTTTGTCGGCGAGGATTTGAGGGCTGTCCAGTCCGAGGTCGTGGCTGACCCGGGCAATGGTCGCGACCCATGATTTCTCGGTGTCCATGAGGACTCCGTCGCAATCGAAAACCACGGTGGTAGGAGTCCAGTCGGCGGGAAAAGTGGAGGGGCTCAGGGGCGCAGATCGGCGAGTGAAAGTCATACCTCCATCCTTCCAGGATGGAGCCGTCCATGCGAGCAGAGGTTGTCAAGGCTAGCCGTCAGCAACCCGAGGCCGACATCTCGGCGGATATACCCTTTTCGTCACAATTACCTATGCTAATTACGCCCAGGCCATAGTATGATGAGGCTTGCCTTAGATCATCGGCGAATTGGTGCCTGACTTGGCATCCTCATCAATACTTGAACCCTCGCGGTTCGGACCCATTTGGGGGCGACTCGGGCCCCAGCTTCATAGGAGATAAAACACATTATGGTTTCCATTTCTCGTGGCACCTTCCTGAAGGCGGCTGCCGCTTCGGCTGCCGCGCTCGCTCTTGCTGGTTGCTCGACGGGTTCCAACGACAACAAGGATTCTTCGTCCTCCGGCGGGTCGTCCTCGGCCGATGCCGACGCCTTCCCGGTAACCCTTGAGTCGTCGTTCGGTGAAACCACAATCGAATCCGAGCCCAAGAAAATTGTCGGCCTTGGCTGGATCAATGCCGAGATCGTGCTCGCCTTGGGTGTAGTGCCGATCGGTTCGGGTTACGTGGGTTGGGGCGAGAACGACAACCACTCGACCGACTGGTTCGACGACAAGGTCAAGGAGCTCGGCGGCGAGTTGCCCACTCGCTTCTCGGAAACCGATGGGACCAATTTCGAAGAGATCGCCAAGCTCTCGCCGGACCTCATCGTGTCCGCGGTCGGCAGCATGGACCAGGAGACTTTCGACAAGCTCAAGGAAATCGCTCCCGTGGTTGTCTACAACAAGGACCACAAGGACGGCTGGATGGTCCCGTGGCAGGACTCGACCCGCACCATCGGGAAAGCGCTGGGGCGAAGCTCCGCCGCCGAAGACGTGGTCAAGAAGGTCGAATCCAAGTTGAGCGATGAGGCCGGCAAGTACGGACAGCTCAAGGATGCGACCTTCGTAGCGTCCAATCTTTCCGTGTCCGAGGCGCAGCCTACGATCAGCGTCTACACGGAAGGCGATGGTCGCGTGAACTTCCTGCAGACCCTCGGTATGAAGATGTCCGATGCCGCCAAGTCCGTCAAGGCGGAGACTTTCTACGGCACCTGGTCCAACGAGCGTGCATCCGAGTTGAGCTCGGACATGCTGTACTCGTGGGTCGATTCGGCCGAAAGCATTGAAAAAATCAAATCCAATGATGTCCTCAAGCAAATTCCCGCAGTAGCCAAGGACGCTGCTGTTCTGGATTACGACAAGAAGCAGGGCCTCGGTATGGGCAATACCCCGTTGGGTATCGAATGGCTCCTGGACGAGACCGATTTCGTCAAGCAGATCGCCGACGCCGTGACGAACGGCAAGAAGTAGTTCGAATCGTTGATGTCCACAGCAGTCGAATCCCTTCGACACAGTACGCCGGCCAAAGAGCGGTCCCGCAGGGGCGCGGTCCTGGTCGGCGTACTCGCCCTTTTTCTCATAGCAGTCCTGGGATCCCTGTTCATCGGCTCAAAACCCGTCAATCCGGTCTCCGCACTTGACGCTCTCCTGGATCCCAGCTCGGGATCCCCGGAATCCGTCATCATGTCCGGTCGTCTCAGCCGGACAGTCATCGGAGTCGTGATCGGAGCCGTCCTCGCGACCGCCGGCGCCGCGATGCAGGGCGTCACCCGCAACCCACTGGGCGATCCGGCGATTCTCGGTATCAATTCCGGGGCTACATGCTTCGTCGTTCTCGGAATCGCCCTCGTGGGTGCTTCGGGTGCCGCGGCCTATGCGGTGTGGGCGCTGGTCGGTGCCGCTTTTGCGGCAGTACTGGTGTATGCCATCGCAAGCATAGGTCGGGAAGGGGCGACGCCGATCAAGCTGGCCCTGGTGGGTGCGGCCTTCAGTGCGGGCGCGTTGTCGGTGACGAACGCCTTGATTCTGCAAGGACAGGAAACCCTGGACGAATTCCGGCACTGGCAGATCGGCTCCCTCTCCCGGGCGACCTACGGCGATCTACTGACGGTTCTGCCCTTGATCGCGCTCGGGCTCGTGCTGACCGTGGGCCTTGCATCCTCGATCAATAACTTTGCTTTGGGCGACGACATGGCGAAGTCCTTGGGCGAGAAAGTCGCCCTCAAAAGATTCGTCATCTTCGTGGGAATCACTGCCTTGTGCGGAAGTGCGGTTGCCCTCGCCGGGCCCATCGCGTTCCTCGGTCTGATGATTCCGCATGCTCTGCGTGCGGTGATCGGCCCCGATTACCGGTGGATCATGCCCTTGAGCTTATTCGCAGGTCCCGTCGTCCTCCTGTGGGCCGACGTCGTCGGGCGAGTCCTCCTGCCGCCCACGGAAATCGAAGTCGGCGTGACCATGGCGATCGTCGGGGTCCCGATATTCATCTACCTCATCCGTTCACGGAAGGCGGTCAACCTATGAGCGTTACCGTCAAAGACCGGACCGAGAAGAAGCCAGAAGGCACCCTGGCCTACGATGTGTCTGCGATGCGACGCCGCAGAGCCGCGCGACCGGTCGTGGCCGTCGTCGCTCTCGCCGTGGCCCTGCTGGGTGCCATCGCGGTCCGGGTCCTCCTCGGTACCTATACGGTCACAATTCCTGACTTCTTCTCGATTCTTTCCGGCAAGACCATTCCGGGTGCGGCCGGTGCAAAGTTCATCGTTCTGCAAGACAAGCTTCCCCATGCGATTCTGGGGGCCTTCGCGGGGCTCGCCTTCGGCTCCGCCGGAGCAATCTTCCAACTGCTCCTCCGCAACCCTCTGGCCAGCCCGGACATTATCGGCGTGAATTCTTCCGCGAGTCTCGGGGCCATAGTCGCGGTTTCCTTGTTCGGCGCGGCCGGAACCGGGATGGCCGTAGGCGGTCTGATCGGCGCCGTGGTGTGCGTGGTCGTAATCTTCAGCCTGTCCATCGGGCGTGAAGGGATGGTCGGCAACCGTTTCATCCTGATCGGCCTCGGCATATCAGTCCTCGCGGTGGCTCTGGCCAATTACCTGCTGTCTCGCGTGAACATCTACAAAGCTGCAGATGCCGCAATCTGGCTGACCGGCTCGCTCGGGTCCGCTAATTGGCAGCGAATCTCGATGCTTGGCGTCGTCCTGGTGATCGTCCTGCCCCTGATCGCAATTTTCTCCAAGAACCTTCACTCTCTGGAGGTGGGAGACGAACTGGCTTCGGGGCTCGGTGTTCCCGTGACCGTGACCCGGTGGCTCTACGTGGCTCTGGCCGTTGCGTTGGTGGCCTTCGCGGTCGCCATGACGGGGCCGATCACCTTCGTCGCATTCGTCTCCGGGCCGATTGCCCGCAAATGCGTGGGCGGCAGACACTCCGTGACTGCTTCCGCGCTCATCGGCGCGACCATCGTTGTCCTGGCCGACTTCGTCGCCGCAAATCTGATTCCGGGCGGTCGGCTCCCCGTCGGTGTCGTGACCGGCATCGTGGGTGCGCCCATTCTGCTGTGGCTGGTCGCCGCAGCCCAGAAAGAGAGGTCCTGATCCTTATGACCAAAGTCCGAACTTCTTCCTCATCCCAACAGCTGCGTCTGTGCGCAGAATCGCTGACTCTCAATTACGGTGGCCGCAACATCGTTGAGAACCTGGACTTCCAGGTCCCTGCCGGTCAGGTCACCGCGATCATTGGACCCAACGGATGCGGCAAGTCCACGCTGTTGCGCGGGTTCTCTCGTTTGCTCAAGCCTGCCGGCGGTCGAGTTCACCTCGACTCCAAAGACCTGTCCAAGTACGGTTCGCGAGACTTCGCACGCCGCGTGGGGCTGCTCCCGCAGCATCCGGTGGCGCCGGACGGAATCACGGTCGCCGACCTTGTGTCCCGAGGAAGATATCCCTATCAGGGCATGTTTTCCAAAGCATCCCGAGAGGACGACGCCGCAGTCGCGTGGGCGTTGGAAGCGACGCATACCGATCAGCTCGCCGAGATTCCCGTGGCGGAGCTCTCGGGCGGGCAACGTCAACGCGTGTGGATTGCGATGGCTCTGGCCCAGGAAACCGATGTCCTCCTCCTCGACGAGCCGACCACGTACCTCGACCTCGCTCACCAGGTGGACCTGGTTGACCTCGTCGTGGACCTCAATCGCGCGAGGGGAACCACGATGGTTCTGGTCCTTCACGAGCTGAACTTGGCAGCGCGTTGTGCAGACCACCTTGTGGCCATGAAGAACGGCGAGATCAAGATGTCGGGTCGGCCGGCTGAGGTCTTGACTCGAGAAAATTTGGCCGATGTCTTCGGCCTCGATGCAGTCGTTAGCCCGGATGAGGGTGGGTCACCCGTCGTCGTACCGACCCCCAGAAAGGAACTGGTATGAGCAACATCCCCATGGAACTCTTCGAAGCCGAGGTCACGGGGACGGAACGCCTGAGCCGTGACTTCGTACGAATCCGGCTCGCATCCGAACAGCTGACCAGGTTGGCTGCCCCGGCGGGAGACGGGAGCGGTCAGGTCCTCGATTCCTATCTGAAGCTCTTCATTCCGCATCCTGAGCTCTCGGGCCCCGTGCGCTTGGATCTCAACGACACCTGGCGGAAGGACTGGTTCGCCGCGGATCCCAAGGAACGCGGCGGTTGGATCCGTACCTACACCCTTCGGGATTCCCGGACCTGGACATCTCCTGCTGGAAGCCAGGGAGTCGAAATCGATGTCGATTTCGTCCTGCATCCTGCGGAGGGAAAATCCGAAGACAGTGACCAGCCGTCCGAGATGGGGCCCGGCGCGACCTGGGCTTCCCGGGCGAAGGTCGGCGACAGTTTGAGCTTTATCGGCCCGTCCCGTGAAGGGCAGCTCTGGTCGATGTGGAAGCCCGAGCAGGCCGATACGGTCATCGTTTGCGCCGACGAAACTGCTGTTCCCGCCGCTATGTCGGTCCTGCGCACCTTGCCGCAGGGGGCTCATGCCCGATTCCTGTTGGAGGTCCCCGAGGGCAACGCTGAACTGGACCGCCATGCACAGCCGTTGATCGAGGAAGCCCGTCGGCACGGCGACGTCGAACTCCACTGGCTCGAACGCCGAGAAGGCATGGTCCGAGGCAAACTCACACTTCAGGCATTGCGCGAGGCGCTGGGCATCGAACCGCACGAGGATGACGCGGACAGCCCTCTCGGGGTCAAAGTTGCCGCGGATGAAATCGTGTGGAAGACCACTGAGGACCCGGGCAGCACGTACGTTTACCTGGCGGGTGAGGCCTCCGTGGTTCGTGCAGCGCGCCGAGTGTGTGTTAACGAAGCCAATATCGAGAAGTCGAGCATTTCCTTTATGGGCTACTGGAAAGCAGGCCACGCGGAGTCCTAGGTCCATGCCCGGCTTTTTTGCCCGGGCGTGTTGCGGTGCGCTGTGGGCGGGCATAACGTCGTGGGTGTGGGTGCTTCGCATGGGGGAGAATTGCCTGTGATCCATGGAAGCACACGTTGGTTTGGAGAGTTATGTCCACAGTCGCCGATGCGGAATCGGAAGATCGCGCAGAGCGGGAGCCCATCCGATTTGTGGCCCTCGGGGATTCCTTCACGGAAGGAGTGGGGGACGACGACCCCACGCGCCCGAATGGAGTCCGCGGGTGGGCCGACCGTGTTGCGGAGCAGCTGACGCTCCGTTTCCCTCGGACGACGTACGCGAATTTGGCGATTCGCGGCCGAACCATGGGGCCGATTCTTGATGAGCAGATCGAGGCGGCATTGGCTCTGGAGCCGACGCTCGTAAGCATTTACGGCGGCGGAAACGACATTCTGCGGCCCAACGTGGACGTGGACGAGCTGATGGTCGGCTATGAGGATGCGATCTCGCGTCTGCGGTCGAGCGGGGCTCACGTTCTGACCTTTACCGGATTCGATGCGAAGAATTTCTACGGTGTCTTCAAGGGAACCCGGGGTCGCGCGGCGATCTACAACGAACTCCTGCGGGAAATCGTTGATCGTCACGGAGTGATCTTGGTCGATTTCTGGCGCATGAGCAAAGAATTCTCGGATGCTCGCTACTGGGCACCGGACCGTTTGCATATGAATACCCGGGGCCACCGAAAGCTTGCGGGCAAGGTCCTTGAAGCGCTGGACGTGACCCCGGCGGTGGATCTCGGTTTGGAGCCTCTGCCGCAAATGCGTCGTGTTTCACGCGTGCAAACGACCCGTGCCAATGTCGATTGGGTGCGCGAATTCGCGTTGCCGTGGGTCGGGCGTAGACTGAGAGGGACCTCATCAGGCGATTTACTGTCACCGAAATACCCCGAGCTTCAAAGTATGACGGTGACGGAGCCTAGGGTTGATGAGGCGGCCGAATCCGGTGATTAAGACCATGTTCTGCCCTGGGCAGGTTGCGCTTGGTACGGCTATTCCATAGTATTTAACGCTGTCGTAGTGGTGAGTCCACCTCTCGGCACCGAAGAAAGCTTCACCGTTATCCCGCGGCGGGGGCAGGACCTGAAAATCTCACGCAGGCGCCTGTTCCACACTCTGGCCCGGCGAATAACCCGGTGCTCTAAGTAGGTGACGGAGCGCTCGGAAGGCCCGCATTCGTGTAGGCAACAACTGCGCACCGTCATTTTGTCAACATTTGGAGGAGAAACTATGGCAGCCGTCTGCCAGGTGACCGGAGCTGTTCCCGGCTTTGGACACAGCATTTCGCACTCGCACCGCCGCACCAAGCGCCGGTTCGATCCGAACATTCAGAAGAAGCGCTACTGGGTCCCGTCCCTTCGCCGCAATGTCACGCTGAACGTGTCCGCCAAGGGCATCAAGGTTATTGACAGCCGCGGTATCGACGCGGTCGTAGCCGACATCCTTGCACGCGGGGAGAAGATTTAAGCATGGCATCGAATACCAAGGACGTTCGTCCGATCATCAAGCTGAAGTCCACTGCCGGCACCGGTTACACCTACGTAACCCGCAAGAACCGCCGCAATAACCCGGACCGCCTGGTCATGAAGAAGTACGACCCGGTTGTCCGCAAGCACGTTGATTTCCGAGAGGAGCGCTAAGAGCAATGGCCAAGAAGTCCAAGATCGCTCGTAACGAGCAGCGCAAGGTCATCGTTGAGCGCTACGCGGAGAAGCGTGCTGCCCTCAAGAAGACCCTTGTAGATGAGAACGCATCCCCGGAGGAGCGCGAAGAGGCCCGGTTGGGCTTGCAGAAGCTTCCCCGCAATGCTTCTCCTATCCGTATCCGTAACCGCGACCAGATCGACGGTCGTCCGCGCGGTACCTTCCAGAAGTTTGGGATTTCCCGTGTTCGCTTCCGCCAAATGGCGCACCGAGGCGAATTGCCGGGAATTACCAAGTCAAGCTGGTAATTTTTCGGTTGTAGGCCGGTATAGTCGGCTTGAGCCAAGAAAATTCAAGTCTCAGGAGGGACACAGATATGGCTAAGAACCGTAGCGAACTCGTTTCAGAGGTTGCCGAGAAGTCGGGCATGAGTCAGGCCGCCGTCAATGGCGTTCTGGATGCTGTCTTCCAGGTTTTCGAATCCTCGGTTTCCAAGGGCGAGAAGATCACCATCCCCGGCTGGTTGTCGGTGGAGCGCACCGATCGTGCAGCACGCACCGGTCGTAACCCGCAGACCGGCGAGGCCATCAAGATCCCCGCTGGTCATGGCGTCAAGTTGAGCGCTGGTTCCAAGCTCAAAGCAGCTGTTGCCAAGAAGTAGTCATCCGACTGCAGACGCTTGAAAGCCCCGCGTTCCTCTTCAGGAACGCGGGGCTTTCTTTGTGCCCAGTGGACGCCGTGTGATCCTACGTACTAGGGGATCGCCCAGGGCGAAACCATTGGTAGACTGAGTGCGTCTTTCAGGCTGATCGCTGTCATGTCGAGGAACTCAGGGGGTGGACCGTCGTGACTCTCCGTGCCACGCCGACCCGTTTGTCCCGCCTCGTTCGTGGCTGGAGTTTGGCGAGTATCGCGACCTTCGCCGGCGTCATTTCCCACGTCCTGGCCATGGGGCATGTCCCACCGCCGGCCCTCGTGGCCGTTTGCTGGGCACTGTCCGGGCTTGTCTGCGTGCTGGTTTCCGGCATCAGATGGTCGGTTTTCTCAACCGCTTTGAGCGTTATTTGCTCCCAGGGGATTCTTCACTGGCTCTTCGCACAGACAGGCCATGGTGTCGTCATGACGCAGGCCAACGGCGAGCCCATGGTTGGTCATGCCGCCCATATGTCCCACGGAAGCGGTTCTCTGACCGCGTCCGTCAGCGGGCAATCAACTGACCTTTCGATCGGCATGGTCATGATGCACCTTGCGGCAGCATTGCTGACTTACCTCGCTATTCGCCGCGGGGACGCCGCTTTGGCCGCGCTGTCGTTGGCCGTTCGGATCGGGCTTGAGCGAGTTTCTCCCCTCCTGCCCAAACCCGTCGCGGTAGTTCCTGCGTTCCGCCCGTTGCCAGTGGCCGGTATGGTTCGGGTTCTGGTGAACATGGCCTATCCCGGCCCCGTCGCGCTCCGGGGGCCTCCCGTACCTTTCGTCTCCGCATAAATCCAATGACTCCGGGTCAGTCGCCTGGGCCTTCGCCCATGCCACACCCGGAGAATTCAGCGACGAAAGAGAGTACAGGCATGGCCCTGACAATGACAAGAACTAAAAACCTTGAAAACTCGACGATGCGACGTCGCATCGCAGCCGTGCCAGCGACAATTGCGCTGGTGATCGTGGCACTTTTCATGAGCGGTACGGCGGCTCAAGCGCACGACCAACTCGTGCAGACGGATCCGGCTCAGGACGACAAAGTCAGCGCTGCCCCTGACCACGTCACATTGACCTTCTCCGGAAACATCACCAAAGTTCACAACGGCAACAAGGTCATCGTGACGGACTCCGAGGGCAATACCGTGAGCACCGGTGATGCAACCGTCGAGGGCAAAGAAGTGACCCAGAAGGTCTCCTCGGATGCCAAGGACGAAACCTACAAAGTAGCTTGGCGGGTTGTTTCCGAAGACGGCCACCCGATCGAAGGGGCTTTCAACTTCACCGTGGGCCAGGGCGGTTCAGGGGACCAGGCATCGGCAACCAATGAAGCCTCAGCCGCTCCGAGCGATGATTCCTCTTCCGCCGGTGCGAATGACTCGGACGAGAAGGAGCAGGGTTCAGGTCTGCCCGTATGGGTGAGCGCCGTCATCGGTGCTGTCATCGCTCTAGCGGTTCTGGCCGTCGTTGTGCTGCTCATCGCGCGGGTTCGCGCCAAGAAGAACGACGAAAGGCGCTGACGGCGGTGACTAACATGAAAAAAACTCGTTTTGTTCTTGTCCCCGCCGCCCTCGCTGTGAGTACTCTTCTTGCGTTGACCGGTTGCGGTGGGTCCCAGGAAGCAAGTCATGACAGCTCTTCCAAGGCCTCGGCTTCCTCCGGAGCGAATTCCTCGGACTCAGGCCTTGCCGTCAAGGACCCGTGGGCCAAAGCGGCAGATTCGGGCATGACTGCAGTATTCGGAACGCTGACCAACACATCGGATCACGAGGTCAAAGTGACCCAGGCGGAAACTCAGGCCTCTGACATGGCGCAGTTGCACGAGACAGTGACCGACAGCAAAACCGGCGCTTCGTCAATGCAAGAGAAAAAGGACGGATTCACGATCAAACCTGGTGAATCGCTTGACCTCAAGCCGGGCGGAAACCACATTATGCTGATGGACTTGAAGTGCTCGATGTTGGCCGGTGACAGCCTCAAGGTCACACTGAAGACCTCGGACGACAAGTCCCTTGTTGTCGACGCGCCGATCCGGGACTACTCGGGGGCCAAGGAGAACTACGATCCGTCCGAAGAATCCGGTTCGTCTTCGGAACAGACCTCCGATCACGACATGAGCGATCATTCTGGACACGACATGAACGATCACTCCGGTCACGACATGTCGTCCATGAGCCCGAGCTCGAGCAAGCTTCCCAGCTGCTCGTCGTAAGGGAGCGACCCCATGTCCGACAAACAGGAAACTCCGGCGCCACGGCGTTCGCTGTGGAGCCGTAGACATCTGCTCGTCGGAGGGGCCACTGCCTCCGTAGGTGCCGCCGCGGGAGCGAGCGTCGAGCTCGCTCGCCGCGGCGGCCACCGCGGCTCGTCGACGCCCTCGGGCGAAGACAATGGGGGAAATCCCCAAGCCGTGAATGGGGGCACATCGCTCGCTTCGTCAACAGTTGGTTTCTACGGAAAGCGGCAGGCCGGAGTCGCGACTCCGGCGCCGGCCTATGGTCACTTCATCGGGCTTCGTTTACGCCCGGGCGTGGCTTCGGCCGACGTTCGCCGTATGCTTCGCATCGTGAGCGACGACGCTGCGTCGCTGACATCCGGGAAAGGCCCGATCAATGATCAGGAACCCGAGCTCGCTGAAATAGCCGCCAATCTCACTATCACCATTGGTTTCGGGCAGAAGATCTTTGACCTGGTCGATCCGAAGTCCAAACCGTCTTGGCTCAAACCTCTTCCGGCTTTTGAACAGATCGATCGACTCGGCGACGAGTACGGCGAGTCCGATCTCCTGCTGCAAATCTGTTGCGATGACAAAATGACATTGGCCCACGCACAGCGCATGCTCCTCAAGGACACGCGCAGTTTCGGCAGCGTGCACTGGATACAGGAGGGTTTTCGTAACGCAGCGGGCTCTTTGAAAAAAGGGACGACAATGCGGAACCTGTTCGGCCAGGTCGATGGAACGATCAATCCGAGTACGGACGACTCCAGCATGGACGACATCGTCTACGGAAAGGCTGACGGGCTCGAA
This region includes:
- a CDS encoding copper resistance CopC family protein — translated: MALTMTRTKNLENSTMRRRIAAVPATIALVIVALFMSGTAAQAHDQLVQTDPAQDDKVSAAPDHVTLTFSGNITKVHNGNKVIVTDSEGNTVSTGDATVEGKEVTQKVSSDAKDETYKVAWRVVSEDGHPIEGAFNFTVGQGGSGDQASATNEASAAPSDDSSSAGANDSDEKEQGSGLPVWVSAVIGAVIALAVLAVVVLLIARVRAKKNDERR
- a CDS encoding copper chaperone PCu(A)C, with translation MKKTRFVLVPAALAVSTLLALTGCGGSQEASHDSSSKASASSGANSSDSGLAVKDPWAKAADSGMTAVFGTLTNTSDHEVKVTQAETQASDMAQLHETVTDSKTGASSMQEKKDGFTIKPGESLDLKPGGNHIMLMDLKCSMLAGDSLKVTLKTSDDKSLVVDAPIRDYSGAKENYDPSEESGSSSEQTSDHDMSDHSGHDMNDHSGHDMSSMSPSSSKLPSCSS
- a CDS encoding Dyp-type peroxidase; protein product: MSDKQETPAPRRSLWSRRHLLVGGATASVGAAAGASVELARRGGHRGSSTPSGEDNGGNPQAVNGGTSLASSTVGFYGKRQAGVATPAPAYGHFIGLRLRPGVASADVRRMLRIVSDDAASLTSGKGPINDQEPELAEIAANLTITIGFGQKIFDLVDPKSKPSWLKPLPAFEQIDRLGDEYGESDLLLQICCDDKMTLAHAQRMLLKDTRSFGSVHWIQEGFRNAAGSLKKGTTMRNLFGQVDGTINPSTDDSSMDDIVYGKADGLEPWAEGGTSLVIRRIHMNLDTWDEVDNPGREDSVGRKLSNGAPLTGQKETDPADLSAKTPVGFPVIADYAHIRRATAQTPVERILRRPYNYDLPVSNASGLAKAGSSEGGVSRTGLIFASYQADPVKQFVPIQKRLAELDMLNTWTVPIGSAVFAIPPGCEEGGFIGDFLFRT